A part of Ziziphus jujuba cultivar Dongzao chromosome 8, ASM3175591v1 genomic DNA contains:
- the LOC107413525 gene encoding LOW QUALITY PROTEIN: uncharacterized protein LOC107413525 (The sequence of the model RefSeq protein was modified relative to this genomic sequence to represent the inferred CDS: inserted 2 bases in 1 codon), producing MEDEADELRDGAAASEPANCGNPNHQELTTNNKPSKAREEGELSSDDNDDDVIDNDDDENNVCSTSQCTSTDAPPVGSDPVPPTNNCTQEIQAGMAVSGINLVNSVDIQSQSSIQSVVQKCIEKNQIPPKTATSGWCTPSEATDNLVIRFSDDESGSGSEECIKEKALRTKGKTTRLGGVQKPPVSSYAKLNKQISTSVNKVMPKKLSFNRPFVASTTKTHGTNFRGAGPSSVEQGYRIGRFNSLNKYSRSQEHGNDKGVCLNNSKLQDLRQQIALRESELKLRSVQRSKEVASCRDNDALTMKHATYGESVQLEPKEPDKKRAKPSGTYMNQRNSVGLQDISRKSTLPSKEPVMEDNSLQGAIKSDHGLKKISVGRTESSMVKWDKHNDKHVAHISENTSLGVKDAANVNTKGIQSDNSKQMDPSVMLHPVTSLANVNSNDFTKNLDSLELSHPGKINKHKEPSSFLTKSAPGKSSMRSGNDDILSGEKIQKSTFNNRCQASLNNESLWNCLPNESVPGHNNVNVQSLVEMEESLDKDLDDAQEHRRRCEIEERNAFKTYRKAQRALAEANARCSDLYRKRELYSARLRSFIMDNSGLFYSSRQNEQVGNELGCLNDMSNDVIPTSNHHLQPEYHGSNPLGFNSNAQCLNRHVNGQHLGSEPCSEPDVSTSELLPHRDNTAAHGVCSPSNDPNISADEDEETFPFEHESVQPNLECHRKEKSSEDGQKGKNNESSRKLVIDGSQDSLILEATLRSELFARLGRKNVSRDSGSCYNMESAVEQGAENDVRSNINQTRIECSPLSEIERSQQSDHAGTERQERSSTEAHGEMQNDCCTINSLNSHSTVNSEDNRYSNREGHSSLISEAFSPPNVLRSTFGHMKIIFPANLMELQARNQQIHSSDIYHKEGACLNSKEVLWNNTKKDSIHETIGELCGREMGSYTSNVAVDSFWPLCMYELRGKCNNDECPWQHVKDYCDTILYQNQHDDSDTTDYLIGLTVNEKTCNAARSIPKCHDVMTSPLYLVGLDILKADLHLYESGLAWRNGHCWQKYFSLSLALSNWFQKDLRADGPFSNGSDGRIEVNGSWNRKLSYLLSDDRMNQLKQGLADNDQVLEMAILIFNEEVDKLEGMKKALPVLSRALEADSASVILWILYLLIYYSNMKSVGKDDMFSYAVTNNEGSYELWLMYINSRIKLDERLDAYEAALSALCRHASNLDRINASACILDLFLQMMDFLCMSGNFGKAIQKISGLAYHDMNSDESPTLLLSDTVTCLTLSDQCIFWISCMYLVVYRKLPDAVVQQFECEKQFVDIEWPSIHLIDNEIQRAIKLLETGLYSVDGHMKTEALESDNLRSLHFLAINHIRCMAALDRSECCRNLLDKYLGLYPSCLELELISARVQKQDCGDRNFVGFEETLSNWPKHVPGIQCIWNQYAEYVIQNGKYDIAKELMDRWFNTSWKVCCLQNTKLGDMDGLQGSAAASILDNLNSNLSQLDVMFGYLNLSIHKLLQNDRPGAHLAVDKALKAAVPEYKKFCMREQAMFLLTDESLLRENAPISYVLNTLKRYIIDAQALPVSEPLPRKFINNIKKTRVRQLMTNIFSPVSSDCSLFNLVLEVWFGPSLLLERSNEPKYLVDFVEAILDICPSNYEFAMSVCKLLSSHSNCNNVSSASMLFWASSSLVSAIFHCIPIPPEYVWVEAAGILGKIMGIEVIAERFYKRALSVYPFSVKLWKSYXGNTNTVMEAAKERGIDLS from the exons ATGGAGGACGAAGCCGATGAGCTCAGGGATGGAGCCGCGGCATCCGAGCCTGCTAACTGTGGCAATCCTAACCACCAGGAGCTCACCACCAACAACAAACCCTCCAAAGCCAGAGAGGAAGGCGAACTTTCTTCCGATGATAACGACGACGACGTCATCGACAACGATGACGAC GAAAACAATGTTTGCTCAACGTCACAGTGCACTAGTACCGATGCTCCTCCAGTAGGATCAGATCCTGTTCCTCCAACGAACAATTGCACCCAGGAAATTCAGGCGG GGATGGCAGTTTCTGGAATTAATCTTGTAAACTCTGTTGATATTCAGTCCCAATCATCAATACAATCTGTTGTTCAGAAGTGCATTGAGAAGAACCAAATACCACCAAAAACTGCAACGTCTGGATGGTGTACCCCTTCAGAGGCTACTGATAATCTGGTTATAAGATTCTCGGATGATGAAAGTGGTAGTGGTTCTGAAGAGTgcataaaagaaaaagctttaAGAACTAAAGGCAAGACAACTAGGTTGGGTGGTGTTCAAAAACCACCTGTTTCTTCATATGCAAAATTGAACAAACAGATTTCTACATCTGTGAACAAAGTAATGCCAAAGAAATTGTCCTTCAATCGTCCTTTTGTTGCATCAACAACCAAAACACATGGAACTAATTTTAGAGGTGCTGGGCCCTCATCAGTAGAGCAAGGATATCGAATTGGAAGATTTAATTCCCTTAACAAGTATTCGAGAAGTCAAGAGCATGGAAATGATAAAGGTGTATGTCTGAACAACAGTAAACTTCAAGACTTGCGGCAGCAGATTGCACTTCGGGAGAGTGAACTGAAGCTTAGGTCTGTCCAACGAAGTAAGGAAGTGGCTTCATGCAGGGATAACGATGCTTTGACTATGAAACATGCAACTTATGGAGAAAGTGTACAACTAGAACCAAAAGAGCCGGATAAGAAACGTGCAAAACCCAGTGGAACTTATATGAACCAGCGAAATTCAGTTGGCCTGCAAGATATATCTAGAAAATCTACTTTACCATCTAAAGAGCCAGTGATGGAGGATAATAGTCTGCAAGGTGCAATTAAGAGTGACCATGGACTGAAAAAAATTTCTGTGGGTAGAACAGAATCAAGCATGGTTAAATGGGATAAGCATAATGATAAACATGTGGCTCATATTTCAGAAAATACATCTCTGGGAGTGAAAGATG CTGCTAATGTTAATACTAAGGGAATTCAGTCTGACAATAGTAAGCAAATGGACCCTTCAGTCATGTTGCACCCAGTTACATCACTTGCAAATGTGAATTCCAATGATTTCACAAAGAATTTA GATAGTCTGGAGTTGAGTCATCCTGGTAAAATTAATAAGCATAAAGAGCCAAGTTCTTTCTTGACCAAATCAGCACCAGGGAAAAGTTCAATGAGAAGTGGTAATGATGACATCTTATCCGGTGAGAAGATTCAAAAGTCCACATTCAACAATAGATGTCAG GCATCTCTAAACAATGAAAGCCTCTGGAATTGTTTGCCTAACGAAAGTGTCCCTGGACATAACAACGTGAATGTACAGTCATTGGTTGAAATGGAGGAATCTTTGGACAAGGATCTTGATGATGCACAAGAGCACAGACGCAGGTGTGAAATTGAAGAAAGAAATGCTTTTAAAACTTATCGTAAAGCACAAAGGGCTCTGGCTGAGGCTAATGCTAGATGTAGTGATCTATATCGCAAAAGAGAACTGTACTCTGCTCGCTTGCGGTCTTTTATCATGGACAACTCTGGTTTATTCTATTCCTCAAGACAGAATGAGCAAGTTGGAAACGAGTTGGGTTGCCTAAATGACATGTCAAATGATGTAATACCAACATCAAACCATCACTTGCAGCCTGAATATCATGGTTCTAATCCGCTAGGGTTTAATTCAAATGCCCAATGTCTTAACAGGCATGTGAATGGACAGCACTTGGGTTCAGAACCATGCAGTGAACCAGACGTTAGTACATCGGAGCTACTGCCTCATAGGGACAACACTGCTGCACATGGAGTTTGCTCTCCATCCAATGATCCAAATATTTCtgcagatgaagatgaagagacATTTCCATTTGAACATGAATCTGTTCAACCCAATTTAGAGTGTCATAGAAAGGAGAAAAGCTCTGAAGATGggcaaaagggaaaaaataatgaGTCAAGCAGAAAATTGGTGATTGATGGCTCCCAGGATTCTCTTATTCTTGAAGCAACATTAAGGTCTGAACTATTTGCAAGGCTGGGGAGAAAAAATGTTTCTAGGGATAGTGGTTCATGTTACAATATGGAGTCTGCAGTTGAACAAGGGGCTGAAAATGATGTCAGAAGTAATATAAACCAAACAAGAATTGAGTGCAGTCCACTCTCTGAGATAGAAAGAAGTCAACAATCTGATCATGCAG GGACTGAGAGACAAGAAAGAAGTAGCACTGAGGCTCATGGTGAGATGCAGAATGACTGCTGCACCATAAATAGTTTGAACTCTCACTCCACTGTTAATTCAGAGGACAACAGATACTCCAATAGAGAAGGTCACAGCTCATTAATTTCTGAGGCCTTTTCACCTCCTAATGTCTTGAGGAGCACTTTTGGtcatatgaaaattatatttccaGCGAATTTAATGGAGTTGCAGGCTAGAAATCAGCAGATTCATAGTAGTGATATTTATCATAAAGAAGGTGCTTGTCTAAACTCTAAAGAAGTACTATGGAACAATACAAAAAAAGACTCGATCCATGAGACTATTGGGGAATTATGTGGAAGAGAAATGGGCTCTTATACATCTAATGTAGCAGTTGATTCGTTTTGGCCACTTTGCATGTATGAGCTTCGAGGAAAATGCAACAATGATGAATGCCCTTGGCAGCATGTTAAGGACTACTGTGACACAATTTTGTACCAGAATCAGCATGATGATTCTGATACCACGG ATTATCTAATTGGATTAACAGTAAATGAGAAAACTTGTAATGCTGCAAGAAGTATTCCCAAGTGTCATGATGTTATGACGTCCCCACTATATCTAGTTGGCTTAGATATTCTGAAAGCTGACCTCCATTTGTACGAATCTGGACTAGCATGGAGAAATGGTCATTGCTGGCAGAAGTATTTCAGTCTTTCCCTGGCATTATCAAATTGGTTTCAAAAGGATTTACGTGCAGATGGGCCATTCTCAAATGGTAGTGATGGTCGCATAGAGGTCAATGGGAGTTGGAATAGAAAGTTATCGTATTTATTGAGTGATGACAGGATG AATCAACTCAAACAGGGTTTGGCTGATAATGATCAAGTTCTGGAAATGGCTATCTTAATTTTCAATGAGGAGGTTGACAAACTTGAGGGTATGAAAAAG gCTCTCCCTGTGCTCTCTCGAGCACTTGAAGCTGATTCAGCATCCGTAATTCTCTGGATTCTTTATCTTCTAATATATTATAGCAATATGAAGTCTGTAGGGAAGGATGACATGTTTTCTTATGCG GTCACAAACAATGAAGGATCTTATGAGCTCTGGCTAATGTACATTAATAGTCGGATAAAGCTTGATGAGCGGTTGGATGCATATGAGGCCGCCCTCTCTGCACTTTGCCGCCATGCTTCTAACTTGGATCGTATTAATGCGAGTGCTTGCATCTTAGACCTATTTTTGCAAATGATGGATTTTTTGTGCATGTCTGGGAATTTTGGAAAGGCCATCCAGAAAATATCTGGACTCGCCTATCACGACATGAATTCTGATGAGTCTCCTACTCTGTTGCTATCAGATACAGTCACATGTCTGACACTTTCTGACCAATGTATATTTTGGATTTCTTGTATGTACTTGGTTGTTTACAGGAAACTACCAGATGCTGTGGTACAGCAATTTGAATGTGAGAAACAATTCGTTGACATTGAGTGGCCTTCAATTCATTTGATAGATAATGAAATACAGAGGGCTATAAAGCTGCTCGAAACAGGATTATATTCTGTTGATGGACACATGAAAACTGAAGCACTTGAAAGTGATAATCTCAGATCTTTACATTTTTTGGCTATCAACCACATCAGGTGTATGGCAGCACTTGACAGGTCGGAATGTTGTAGGAATTTGTTGGATAAATATCTTGGTTTGTATCCATCCTGCCTAGAGCTTGAGTTAATATCGGCACGAGTGCAGAAACAAGATTGTGGGGATCGGAATTTTGTAGGTTTTGAGGAAACCCTTAGTAACTGGCCAAAACATGTCCCTGGAATTCAGTGTATTTGGAATCAGTATGCTGAATATGTCATCCAGAatggaaaatatgatattgcaaAAGAACTTATGGACCGttggttcaacacttcttggaaAGTTTGTTGTCTACAAAATACTAAATTGGGTGACATGGATGGGTTGCAAGGTTCAGCTGCAGCTTCAATTCTGGACAATCTTAATTCTAACCTCAGTCAGCTTGATGTAATGTTTGGATATCTTAATCTTTCTATCCATAAATTATTGCAAAATGATCGCCCTGGAGCTCATTTAGCTGTTGACAAGGCATTGAAGGCTGCTGTTCCTGAATATAAGAAGTTTTGCATGAGAGAGCAGGCCATGTTTTTGCTTACTGATGAATCACTATTGAGGGAGAATGCTCCTATCAGTTATGTGCTGAACACTTTGAAGCGATACATTATTGATGCCCAGGCACTCCCTGTCTCTGAGCCTTTGCCTAGAAAGTTTATTAACAATATCAAGAAAACAAGAGTACGGCAGCTTATGACTAACATATTCAGTCCAGTTTCATCTGACTGTTCTCTGTTCAACTTGGTTCTTGAAGTATGGTTTGGACCATCTCTTTTACTTGAGAGGTCAAATGAACCCAAGTATCTGGTAGATTTCGTTGAAGCCATCTTGGACATATGTCCATCAAACTATGAATTTGCTATGTCTGTTTGTAAGCTGTTAAGCAGTCACAGCAACTGTAACAATGTTAGTTCAGCAAGTATGTTGTTTTGGGCAAGCTCCAGCTTGGTTAGTGCAATTTTTCATTGTATCCCAATTCCACCAGAGTATGTTTGGGTAGAAGCTGCAGGCATTTTGGGCAAGATAATGGGTATAGAGGTCATTGCCGAAAGATTTTATAAGAGAGCTTTATCGGTATATCCTTTCTCTGTCAAGTTGTGGAAATCCTA TGGAAATACGAACACTGTCATGGAAGCAGCAAAAGAGAGGGGCATAGATCTTAgttaa
- the LOC107413507 gene encoding THO complex subunit 4B — MADQLDMSLEDIIKKNKKTGGYNGNSATRGRAGGGGAARGRGGSSSGPGPERRFQNRNPARTTPYYTALHPLARFRGRMLMQPLGVSGQSDVEKSTKLYVSNLDYGVSNSDIKILFSDVGELKQYSIHYDRSGRSKGTAEVVFARHGDAVAAINKYNNVRLDGKPLKIEFVGGLVDAPTLVPPTRNNKLERFNGSIRRGRQAGSRELTHGNFGHGNLRGRGQGRNQHERVTVEDLDAELECYRLQSMQIS, encoded by the exons ATGGCGGACCAACTGGACATGTCTTTGGAGGACATCatcaagaaaaacaagaaaaccggGGGTTACAATGGTAATTCTGCAACCAGAGGCAGAGCCGGAGGAGGAGGAGCAGCTAGAGGCCGTGGTGGCTCTTCTTCTGGTCCTGGTCCGGAGCGTCGCTTTCAGAACCGCAATCCGGCCAGAACGACGCCGTACTATACTGCTCTACATCCG CTTGCGCGCTTCAGGGGACGAATGCTGATGCAACCATTGGGAGTGAGTGGACAGTCTGACGTCGAGAAGAGCACCAAATTATATGTATCAAACTTGGATTATGGGGTTTCTAACAGTGATATCAAG ATCCTCTTTTCTGATGTTGGCGAGTTGAAACAATATTCAATCCATTATGATAGGAGTGGAAGATCGAAG GGAACAGCAGAAGTTGTCTTTGCTCGTCATGGAGATGCTGTAGCAGCTATCAACAAATACAACAATGTTCGGCTTGATGGAAAGCCATTGAAAATTGAGTTTGTTGGAGGGCTCGTGGATGCTCCAACTCTTGTACCTCCAACTAGAAATAACAAACTGGAAAGATTCAACGGTTCCATCAGAAG AGGAAGACAAGCTGGCTCTAGGGAATTGACTCATGGTAATTTTGGCCATGGAAATTTAAGGGGTCGTGGACAGGGAAGAAACCAACATGAAAGGGTGACAGTAGAGGATCTGGATGCTGAGTTGGAGTGCTACCGTCTGCAATCTATGCAGATAAGCTAA